The following are encoded in a window of Peromyscus leucopus breed LL Stock chromosome X, UCI_PerLeu_2.1, whole genome shotgun sequence genomic DNA:
- the LOC114710483 gene encoding periphilin-1-like produces the protein MWSEGWCDYKRFPGKQAQGWYEYKRLPGKHAPPWSHPRDGNHRLINVPKRPPLGDKRSSLLPRSNEAGYSRYYWHIDCQEWDEGRCFTQDPRRAPPYKRGHYGYRWSRDEYSTRQQPQYRAMRNGFIRKRFYSSHYSRQRSPHKRGAPFLRESRVGGKDSLHSRFGSSLSSRSRMRSFHQSRRRCKERAIQFLKTSRDTVPSSSSSKVLKSHSRLTEKEQADAASKRANENPKDSEENNLAEISVFEMGSKEPFRINQTEEPESNTTAGPELCEDSQLSIRSKAIASKITEIEKVYRQVCEIFGMVVERLVEKDRSLEKSIQFAMKQSLHEIGEQRVEELKHFIMEYDNSTPDFGDPF, from the coding sequence ATGTGGTCTGAGGGATGGTGTGACTACAAGCGATTTCCAGGAAAACAAGCGCAGGGATGGTATGAGTACAAGCGACTTCCAGGAAAACATGCGCCTCCTTGGAGCCATCCCCGTGATGGCAACCATAGATTAATTAATGTGCCAAAGAGACCGCCTCTGGGAGACAAGAGATCATCTCTTCTACCCAGATCCAACGAAGCAGGCTACAGTAGATACTACTGGCACATTGATTGCCAAGAATGGGACGAGGGCCGCTGTTTTACTCAGGATCCAAGAAGAGCCCCACCCTACAAAAGAGGCCATTATGGCTACCGATGGTCAAGAGATGAGTATTCCACAAGGCAACAGCCTCAATACAGGGCCATGAGAAACGGCTTTATCAGAAAACGTTTCTATTCTTCCCATTATTCAAGACAACGCTCTCCCCATAAACGGGGCGCTCCTTTTTTGAGAGAATCCCGTGTGGGCGGGAAGGACTCCCTACACAGCAGATTTGGATCCAGTCTCAGCAGTAGAAGCAGGATGCGCTCCTTCCATCAGTCTCGACGTAGATGTAAAGAGAGAGCCATCCAGTTTTTGAAAACATCAAGAGATACTGTGCCCTCAAGTTCTTCATCCAAGGTGTTAAAAAGCCACAGCCGGCTGACTGAGAAGGAACAGGCTGATGCTGCAAGCAAGAGGGCTAATGAAAATCCCAAAGACTCAGAAGAAAATAACTTGGCTGAAATTTCCGTGTTTGAGATGGGATCCAAGGAACCATTTCGTATCAACCAGACAGAAGAACCCGAGTCAAACACAACAGCTGGCCCAGAATTGTGTGAAGACAGCCAGCTTAGCATTCGCTCAAAAGCGATTGCATCAAAAATCACTGAGATTGAGAAGGTTTACCGACAAGTCTGTGAAATTTTCGGGATGGTGGTGGAAAGGCTGGTTGAAAAGGATCGTTCATTAGAAAAATCTATACAGTTTGCAATGAAGCAGAGTTTGCATGAAATAGGTGAGCAACGTGTTGAAGAACTCAAGCATTTCATTATGGAGTATGATAATTCTACTCCAGATTTTGGAGACCCTTTTTAG